From the genome of Sphingobacterium sp. UGAL515B_05:
TGGAAAATGGATTTTTGAGATGTGATCAAGTACTTTCGAACAAACCTTTGATCTTTCGTTTAGGGCATTATGCCCTTCCAAAATGGAAAGATAAACCTATTCAAACGCATAAACTTCAGTATAAAGGGCAGGAGGCGATGATTTTAGATAATGGCGAGTACCAATTGGCTATGGTGAGGCTAATGGGCTGGCAGGGAATAGAAAGCATAAGCTGTCATGGGCTTCATCCTGTAGCCGAGGAGAGTGCCGTGTTGAATTGTTTTGTACAGGAAGGGAGACCACGAGAAAAATGGTATGTTACTTTGCAGCTGTGGAAAAGGTCGGGGGAAAAATGGGCGAATGACGAGTTGTTCCCGCAATTGAAAGCGACGGATAAAAAAGTGGAGATCCGGTGGCAAAATGGAGAAAGACACGTATTTGAGATTCTCCCATAGCCTGTGCAAAAACAAGAGGATAAAAAGAAAGCCACCGCAATAAATGTCTATCAGATGAGGGCCAAATTCGCTCTTTAGTCATTGTTTGTTCATTGTTTGTTCAGTGATCGTTCAGTGATGATTCAGTGATGATTCAGTGTAGACTGACTAGCTACTGACTGATTATTGTCTAAATATTGGTTAAACTTTGGTGTTAGATACTACTTGGTACACGTATGTTCAATTTTAATTGCCAACAGCTTCTTTCCGAATAAACCGGTTTTCAACTATGAAACCGAAACCTCAAATCAAATTGCCTTGAGCTTGGCTCTGCTTTTCTGATAAGATCTTTTTGAGGTTCTTGTCTTAGCTCCATACAAATGAGGTTCTAATAGTCTGACGGAATCAGTTTATACATGTTCAATGATGGCTTTTTTCGGTGTTTTGAAGCAAATTTCAACTCAATTGAACTAAAATCAAACACACTGATTTCACTTCACAGCTACTTTTGTCTTAAGTCTAACGATACTGTTTGACGAGATTATTTGCTTGTTTATCCGGGAAAATATGCGCGCTATTTTCATTAGGTAACAAGAACACCAATTATAAACAACAGTCTATGAATTCAAATTGAAAGAATATCCATTGGAAATTCTGGCATTGCTAGGTTGATCCCAGAAGCACTTAGAGAATAATATGCTAACCAAATCAATTATTAAACAAACTATGTTAAATCATTACTATAACAGATACACAAAAAGGGGACTCTTATTGAATAGTCTCTTTTTGATCGCTATGTCCAGTTATGGGCAGAGCACAAATGTGAAAGGGATCATTAAAGACACCTCAGGAAAGGGCATTGCAGGTGTTACAATTCGTGTCAAAGGTGGTACAGAAACAGTACAGACAAATGCTCAGGGGAATTTTGTGATTCAAGTATCCGCTGGAAGTACCTTAATCATCAGGTCAGTTGGATTTCAGGAGAAGCAGATTACGGTTGGGCAACAGGCCAATTTGGATATAGCGCTTCTGCCTTCAGAAAATGTGCTGGAAGAGCTTGTTGTGGTAGGTTATGGTAGCCAGAAGAGATCAGACATAACGGGATCAGTGGCTTCGGTTCCCAAAGACCGTCTTTCAAAAATTCCTGTAAACAATGTGATGCAAGCTATTCAGGGAGCGGTATCCAATGTGACAGTCTCACAGGCATCATCGATTCCGGGAGATGCTCCTTCTGCACAGGTGCGTGGTAGAAATTCAATCAATGCAAATTCTGAACCTTACATCGTAGTAGATGGAATTCCATTGTCGCGTACAGATGGGTCAATTAACGATATCAATCCCAATGATATAGAGTCTGTCGAAGTACTTAAAGATCCATCTGCGGTAGCGATTTATGGCGTGAATGGTTCTAATGGTGTCATTCTGATTACAACAAAAAGAGGGGTTTCAGGAAAACCTTCGATTCGATATAGTGGTTACGGCGGTGTGGAAAATGTTGCACATATCCTCGAACCAGTTTCAGGTGAAGAGCTTTTAAAGCGTTATGCCGAGTACGCACGGATTACTAATACAAGTTTATACAACGGTGGTCCGGTACGTAATCAATATGAATATGACAATTATGCAAATGGTGTGACAACAGACTGGTTGGATGCGGTTATGCAGACTGGCGTTGTACAAAATCATAATGTGAGTTTGTCTGGCGGAAGCGAAAATGCAAAGTATTTTGTTTCGGGAGACTATCTAAACGAAAAAGGGGTGCTATTGGGATACAATTACAAACGATACTCTTTTCGGACAAATACCGATTTTAAGGCTACAAAGTATCTTTCAGTAGGTACATCTTCATTTATCGTCGCGCATAATAGGGATGGTGGACGGGCAAATCTTTTGCAGGCTGCGGCAATGAGTCCTTACGCTAGAATGTATAACGAGGACGGTTCGTTAACACAGTATCCCATGTATTCGGAGCAATTATGGTCTAATCCATTATTGCCGACTACCTTGGATCCGCAACGCCGACAATTTAATATTTCATTGAATGGCTATGCAGAATTAAATTTTGGTGAATTATACAAGCCATTAGCTGGATTAAAGTACAAATTGAATGCAGGTTATTCCTATATACCTGTCAGGAACAATGAATATGAAGGGGAGTCTGTGTATAATTTTGCTGGGCTCGGACGTATTACCAATAGTGAAACACAGTCCTATACCGTAGAGAATATATTGACTTATACCAAAGACTTTGGTAAGCACCATATTGACTTCACGGGGTTATATGCCGCAAAGAGCAAATATTGGCAACAAGCAATTGCAACAGGAGAGGTATTTCCTAACGATGCATTAGGATGGGGAAATTTGGGGCTGCTTCAACGCAAAAAGTTTCGTCTACTGCAGATTTATACCGTTCTATTTCACAAATGGGTCGCTTAAATTATGCTTATGATAGCCGCTATATGTTGACCTTGACTGTCCGCCGGGATGGTGCATCTGTTTTCGGAAGAAACAATAAATATGGTGCATTTCCATCGGCAGCAGCGGCATGGAATATTCATAATGAATCTTTCATGCAGAATACAAAACACATTGTCAGCAATTTAAAATGGCGTATTTCTTATGGACTTTCTGGAAATGAGGCGATCGGTATTTATCAGACCCAATTCTTAATGAATTCCAATCCTATGGCAATGAACGGTTTATCGACGACTGCTTTAAATATTCGTACGTTGATGGGCAATGATAATCTGCAGTGGGAAAAAACGAAAGGTTTAAATACTGGCGTCGACTTTGGACTATTTAATAATCGGATCTCAGGTAGTATTGATGTCTATAAATCCAGTACTTATGATATGCTATTGCAGCAACTTTTGCCAAAATTAACTGGTTTTGTGAATGTATATTCCAATATGGGTAAATTGCAGAATACTGGTTTAGACTTGACCTTGAATACAAAAAATATTGTGAAGGATCATTTTAACTGGTCAAGTACATTGGTATTCTCCCGTAATAAAAATAAAATTACTGAAGTGTATGGCAATGGTAAGGAGGATTTGGGCAATAGATGGTTTATTGGTCAGCCCGTAGGCGTAATTTATGATTACACGAAAGTTGGTATCTGGCAGGAGGATGAGATTGCATCTGGCGCGAATAAAGGTTGGGATGATGCTGCGCAAGCGGGAGATCTTAAATTAGCCGATTTAAATGCTGATGGAAAAGTTGATGATGGTGATCGATCTGTTCTGGGACAGACTGCGCCGAAGTGGACTGCAGGTTTGACAAATTCGTTTACATATAAGGCGTTTACGCTTAATGTTTTTATAAATACAGTACAAGGGGCATTACGTAATAATCCGCAGATTGGCGGGGCGTCGGATGAGATGGGACGTCGCAGTACACCAGCGGCACTGGGATATTGGACACCGGAAAACAAAAGCAACGAATGGCGTTCTTTGGGGAATCACTCCAATATTCATGGTTATGGTTTTCCTTCAAATGCGAGTTTTACCCGATTGAAAGACGTGACCTTAAGCTATACAATGCCGCAACAGCTTGTCGAAAAAATTGGTGTGCAGGGCCTGACGGTATATGCAAGTGGGCGCAATTTGTATACATGGACCAACTGGTTGGGCTGGGATCCTGAGGCACGTGATATTACACGTGGATCCACGAACGATGCAATTAACTATCCGATGGTGAGGACTTATGTTTTAGGGATTAACCTTAGTTTTTAACGATACCGCATCATTTTTCAAAATCAATTATATACACATGAAAAAGACGATAAACAATTATACAACTTTATTTTCCATGCTGGCTTTGTTGTCCGTAGGAGCAAGTTCTTGTGGTAAAGGTTATTTGGACGAAAAACCCTATTCAAGTTATGATGCTACCAATGTTGATCCGACTACAGTTGAGAACAGATTGTTAGGCTTACATTACAATTTTGCGCAGCTCTGGGGGTATAGTGGCAGACAGGGATTTCTTTCCTGTTGGCAGATTGGCACAGATATTACAAATGCTGGATCAACGGAGGGAGTCGAAAATCCTTTTTATCAGTATGCCGATCTGAACTCCGAAAATGGAGGCGTAAGCTTTTTATGGGAAAAATGTTACGCATTTATTAACAATGCGAACCTTGTGATAGATGGGGTGGGAGATAGCAATGCGAAAGCTTCTGCCGAGGCAAAATTTTTTCGCGCCTATGCCTATAATATACTTGTTACCCTTTGGGGTGACGTGCCTCTGCTGACAAGTTCGATCAAAGTACCTTCATTTAATTATACACGGACCTCAGTTGCAGAAATTGACAAAGTTATAGCCGCAGATCTGGATTATGCTATTAAAGAGCTCCCAGATCTTGGAAAAGCCAGTGCGCCTAGCCGCATTAACAAAGATATGGCAAGACAGCTTGCTGCAGAAGCGTTTTTAAGAATAGGTATGCGGGACGCGAGCTATTTGGGACAGGCAGAAGCAATGGCAACGGCTATTATCGATGGCGGTAATTATAAACTGATCGAAGCACGCTACGGAAAATATCTGTCCGAAGGGGGTGATTATTTTAGAGATATGTTTCGGCAGGGTAATATGCGTCGAGGACAGGGAAATACCGAGGCAATCTGGACCTTTGAAGTAGAACTTAATCGAGAAGTAAACGGTGGTACTATTGATAACCCCCAACAACGCCGGGTATGGCAGCCGGCTTACCATAAATGGGATGGGATGATTAATGCCGATTCGCTGGGGGGAAGAGGAAATGGCAGGTTAAGGCTTAGCAATTTTATGAAATATAAGGTCTGGCAAGGTCTAAAGGGAGATATAAGAAATAGTAATTTCAATATTCGACGTACAACGAATTACAATCGTCCAAACTTTAGTGCAGAAATTGGTGTTGACGCGGATGGATTTCGGGTAGCAAAAGGTACCGGAATCAAAAATGTTGTCATCAAGACAGGGGATAAAGTTATCCCTTTCCGAACCGATAGTTTGGAAGTTTGGTATCCTTTTCCAACGAAATGGGGGGGGTATGATCCATTAGATGATTTTGGCTATGCATTGGTAAAAGATTGGCCTGTCATGAGATTTGGCGAAACCTATTTGTTGCGAGCAGAAGCTCGTTTGCGTCAGGGAAATACAGCAGGTGCCGCAGAGGATATCAATAAACTGCGAGACCGCTCGTTCAAAGCAGCACGCGTGGAGTCCAGTAATAATCAATTGGGAAAAGTCGCAGCCAGTCAATTAACGATTGATTTTATTCTGGACGAAAGAGCCCGTGAACTGATTTCGGAAGAAAATCGTCGAATGACGTTAGTTAGAATGAATAAATTGAAGGAACGTATTTTACTTAATGGTGATTCCGGTCCAGCAAATAAGATAACGACAGGTTTTCAGGATTACAATGTCTTATTGCCGATTCCACTAACTGAAATTCAGCTGAATAATAAAGACGGAGATAACCTAAAACAAAATCCAGGCTATAAATAGAATTTTTCGTCTTGAATATGGATGCTATATTTTAGGCGAATCAACAGATTATCGGACAATGGGCTTATTCTTGAATAAGTCCATTGTCTTTATTTTTTATAAATGTTATTTTCGTAAAAAAAGATTATGAGTATAGCTTTGCTATTGAATAGTGCTCGGGCAGAAGAGTGGAAGGCCGAGATTGCTAAACATTTGCCTGAAGTAAAGGTGGAGATATATCCCGAAATAGAAAATTATGAGGCAATAGAATTTGCGCTTTGTTGGAAACCTGATGTTAATTACTATACTCATTTTCCTAATTTAAAAGTTATTCAGTCCGGAGGGGCGGGTATAGATCATTTATTTCCAAACAAGATTCCTGCGCAGCTCCACGTTTGCAGGATTATAGATCCAATGCTGAAAAGCGATATGTTTGAGCATATTTTGACCTGTTTGATGTATGCAATGAAGAATTTTTCAGCGTATACTGCAGGAAAGAAACAACAGCATTGGCAACCGCTAGTATATAAATCCAATGGTGAAACCAGCGTGACCATTTTAGGTTTAGGTGAGATTGGAGCTTATGTTGCTGAAAGGTTGGTCCAATTGGGATTTCAAGTTAAAGGTTGGTCCAGTTCCCCTAAAGAGCTTTCTGGGGTAGTTTCTTTTACGGGGCAGGAGGGGCTGGGATCAGCTGTGGAAAATAGTGATTTTGTTGTTAACATTCTACCTTTGACCGATATTACTAGAGGGATTCTGGATCGTAATCTTTTTAATTTGTGTACGCGTGGAACGATTCTTATTAACGTTGGTAGAGGCGAACATCTCGTTGAAAATGAGCTGCTGGAAGCGATTGACAAGGGGCAGATTGCCGAGGCTTACCTTGATGTATTTCATCAGGAACCGTTGCCAAAAGAACATCCATTTTGGTCCTGTTCTTCTATTTTTATAACACCACATATAGCGAGTAGGACCAATATCAGTTCGTCGGTCCAACAGGTAGTGGATAATTATAAACGAATGATTCAGGGGCAGGCTTTACTGAATGAGGTTTCTTTAAAAAAAGGGTATTAATGATAATATTCCTTAAAGGAGATAAAGATCAGGTAATCTAAGATATGAATTGAGCATATTTTTTTGTTGTTGATTTTTTATAAACTTATAGGTAAACGAGTTTATTTTTTTAGATTTATATAGTCAATTATCCTTGCTTTATTAATAGTTTTATGAAAGTACAAGTCTCCGCAAATTTTAAGAAACATGCACGTAAAACAATTCTGTCTATTGTTGTTTTTGTAATCACATATATCTTACTTCTTCTCTTGGCAATAGGTATCACGGTTGGTTTTACGCTATTGGGAATAGTGATTTTCGCAAGCAAGCCTATGTTTTTAACCGCGGTATTGTGTTTGGGGTTATTCGGTTCGGGACTTACCATTCTATTCTTTTTATTAAAATTTGTCTTTACCTCGACAAAAGTTGATACAGGTCATCTTACCCGCATATATGAAGGTGACGAGCCGCAGCTATTCGCACTTATCCATGAAGTAGCGAAAGAGGTGGATACAAGTTTTCCAAAGAAAGTATTTCTTTCTCACGATGTCAATGCATCGGTGTTTTACGACTCGAATTTCTGGAGCATGTTTCTTCCAATTCAAAAAAACCTACAGATTGGTGTTGGACTGGTAAATTCGGTAACACAGCAGGAATTAAAGGCTATTCTCGCCCATGAATTTGGACACTTCTCACAAAAGAGCATGAAGGTAGGTAGTTATGTATACCATGTCAATCAAATTATCTACAACATGTTGTATAAAAACGAATCACTTGATAAAATGTTTGAGAAATGGGGAAATATCGGTGGTTATTCGGCTATTTTCATCAGTCTATCCATTTTTATTATTCAGCAGATCCAGCATGTTTTGAAACATCTTTATGAGTATGTAAATCTCAATTATCTCGCGCTATCGCGCGAAATGGAGTTCCATGCGGATGAAATTGCAGCGCATGTTGCAGGTTCCCAAGCTTTGGCCGATTCACTATTGCGATTGAGCTTTGCCAATCATGCACTCACGAATGTACTTAGCTTTTATGATAGCAAATTTTCTGAAAATATACGGAGTAGTAACATTTATCCCGAACATAGGTGTGTTATGTTGATGTTTGCTGAGCGGAATAGATATCAGATGCGGAATGGCCTGCCACAGATCGAATTGGCAACTTTAAAAAAGTATGATAAATCAAAGTTAAATCTTGAAAACCAGTGGTCATCACATCCCTCGGATGAAGACCGGGTAATAGCACTACAGAAGCTTAATATTGTTAAGCAGGAAACCGTCAATGATCCTGCTATTGCCTTACTTTCCAATGGAGCTGCAATAGCCAATCAAATTTCTGATAAATTATTTTCGGGGATACAGTATCAGCAGATGCCTTCAGCCCTAGAGATTACATCTTTTGCGGAGGATTTTGAAAAGAGAATAGCGATGTATGCGATCGATCAAAGATTCAATGATTTCTATGATTATAATCATCCTATCTTGAAAGGGGATACGCTCATGGGAAAAAAGCCAGCCCAACAATCGTTTGAAGAATTATTCGCCGATAGTAAGGTTGAAGCACTTTATGAGCTCAATAGTTTGGAAAATGATAAATATGTTGTTGAAGCAATTAGCAAAGGCGAGATAAAGTTAAAGACTTTTGATTACGATGGTACGAAATATCGGCCAGCAGATGCAACCGGATTACTCCAAAAAATTGCGGAAGACATTGCTATCACGGCGAAAAAAATAGCAGGTTATAACCAGGATATTCACTTTTATTTTGAACAACTTGCGGAAGTTCAGGGGAAACACCCAGAATTTGAACATAAATATAAGGACTTTGCTTTGTTTAATAAAAATTATGAAGCGGGACAGACCCGCTATAATGAAATGGTGGAGAACACAACGTTTGTATTTCAGACGCTCCCTTTTGTGGATATTGAAGCTAGATTGAGCGATCTTAAAAAAAGGGAAGAGGAATTTAAAAAAGAACTTGCTGTACTGCTCGAGCTTCCTGAAAGCAAACTTGATATGGAAGAGCAACTAATCAGCTCTTTGGATAATTATATTAGCAGCGAGCTCGTTTATTTTCATGTAGATCATTATAACGAAGAGAATCTCCAAATCATGTTTAATGCTATTTCAACGTATAAGAAATTACTCGACGATCATCATTTTGCTAAGAAAAGGTGTTATTTGAATTTTATGCTGACGCTTGAAGAAAATAAAGACAAGGGCAGCGTTCTGTCGCAATTGACCACTTAGATTGACGGTTTGTCCCTAGGCTAAACTCACGACGATAGTTTAAATTTGATGTATAGTGATCCGATTTACAATTGGAATTGTTTTAGTAAGAACTAAACTTTTTGTCATGAGAAAATTAATTATTAAGATGTCTATTTCTATTGATGGTTTTGTTGCAGGCATCAATGGTGAAACTGACTGGATGTTTAAAAATGGAGATGATCAGTCAAGAGCTTGGGTCTTGCATATTTGTGAGACAGCAGGTATTCATATCATGGGTCGAAAAACCTTTGAGGTAATGGCGTCATACTGGCCTACTGCCACAAATTCTTTTGCAGCAGCAATGAATAGAATTCCTAAAGCTTTATTCACTAATAACAGTTATGATCCGAAAACAGAAGCTTTCTCTGCCGGGAAAGTTTTTTTTAAACAAGCGCAGCAAGGTAAAGATGTGGTGAATGAGGAAAATATGGAAGCAATTTCTTCCTGGGCAAATGCTCGGGTT
Proteins encoded in this window:
- a CDS encoding glyoxylate/hydroxypyruvate reductase A — its product is MSIALLLNSARAEEWKAEIAKHLPEVKVEIYPEIENYEAIEFALCWKPDVNYYTHFPNLKVIQSGGAGIDHLFPNKIPAQLHVCRIIDPMLKSDMFEHILTCLMYAMKNFSAYTAGKKQQHWQPLVYKSNGETSVTILGLGEIGAYVAERLVQLGFQVKGWSSSPKELSGVVSFTGQEGLGSAVENSDFVVNILPLTDITRGILDRNLFNLCTRGTILINVGRGEHLVENELLEAIDKGQIAEAYLDVFHQEPLPKEHPFWSCSSIFITPHIASRTNISSSVQQVVDNYKRMIQGQALLNEVSLKKGY
- a CDS encoding RagB/SusD family nutrient uptake outer membrane protein, giving the protein MKKTINNYTTLFSMLALLSVGASSCGKGYLDEKPYSSYDATNVDPTTVENRLLGLHYNFAQLWGYSGRQGFLSCWQIGTDITNAGSTEGVENPFYQYADLNSENGGVSFLWEKCYAFINNANLVIDGVGDSNAKASAEAKFFRAYAYNILVTLWGDVPLLTSSIKVPSFNYTRTSVAEIDKVIAADLDYAIKELPDLGKASAPSRINKDMARQLAAEAFLRIGMRDASYLGQAEAMATAIIDGGNYKLIEARYGKYLSEGGDYFRDMFRQGNMRRGQGNTEAIWTFEVELNREVNGGTIDNPQQRRVWQPAYHKWDGMINADSLGGRGNGRLRLSNFMKYKVWQGLKGDIRNSNFNIRRTTNYNRPNFSAEIGVDADGFRVAKGTGIKNVVIKTGDKVIPFRTDSLEVWYPFPTKWGGYDPLDDFGYALVKDWPVMRFGETYLLRAEARLRQGNTAGAAEDINKLRDRSFKAARVESSNNQLGKVAASQLTIDFILDERARELISEENRRMTLVRMNKLKERILLNGDSGPANKITTGFQDYNVLLPIPLTEIQLNNKDGDNLKQNPGYK
- a CDS encoding dihydrofolate reductase family protein, encoding MRKLIIKMSISIDGFVAGINGETDWMFKNGDDQSRAWVLHICETAGIHIMGRKTFEVMASYWPTATNSFAAAMNRIPKALFTNNSYDPKTEAFSAGKVFFKQAQQGKDVVNEENMEAISSWANARVFDGDLIAGIKALKAEDGSPILAHGGADFMRSLIETELIDEYHLITHPIALGTGLPIFDGLSRFLDLKLVNVQVFPGGVVAHSYCPV
- a CDS encoding SusC/RagA family TonB-linked outer membrane protein, with protein sequence MLNHYYNRYTKRGLLLNSLFLIAMSSYGQSTNVKGIIKDTSGKGIAGVTIRVKGGTETVQTNAQGNFVIQVSAGSTLIIRSVGFQEKQITVGQQANLDIALLPSENVLEELVVVGYGSQKRSDITGSVASVPKDRLSKIPVNNVMQAIQGAVSNVTVSQASSIPGDAPSAQVRGRNSINANSEPYIVVDGIPLSRTDGSINDINPNDIESVEVLKDPSAVAIYGVNGSNGVILITTKRGVSGKPSIRYSGYGGVENVAHILEPVSGEELLKRYAEYARITNTSLYNGGPVRNQYEYDNYANGVTTDWLDAVMQTGVVQNHNVSLSGGSENAKYFVSGDYLNEKGVLLGYNYKRYSFRTNTDFKATKYLSVGTSSFIVAHNRDGGRANLLQAAAMSPYARMYNEDGSLTQYPMYSEQLWSNPLLPTTLDPQRRQFNISLNGYAELNFGELYKPLAGLKYKLNAGYSYIPVRNNEYEGESVYNFAGLGRITNSETQSYTVENILTYTKDFGKHHIDFTGLYAAKSKYWQQAIATGEVFPNDALGWGNLGLLQRKKFRLLQIYTVLFHKWVA
- a CDS encoding M48 family metallopeptidase, which gives rise to MKVQVSANFKKHARKTILSIVVFVITYILLLLLAIGITVGFTLLGIVIFASKPMFLTAVLCLGLFGSGLTILFFLLKFVFTSTKVDTGHLTRIYEGDEPQLFALIHEVAKEVDTSFPKKVFLSHDVNASVFYDSNFWSMFLPIQKNLQIGVGLVNSVTQQELKAILAHEFGHFSQKSMKVGSYVYHVNQIIYNMLYKNESLDKMFEKWGNIGGYSAIFISLSIFIIQQIQHVLKHLYEYVNLNYLALSREMEFHADEIAAHVAGSQALADSLLRLSFANHALTNVLSFYDSKFSENIRSSNIYPEHRCVMLMFAERNRYQMRNGLPQIELATLKKYDKSKLNLENQWSSHPSDEDRVIALQKLNIVKQETVNDPAIALLSNGAAIANQISDKLFSGIQYQQMPSALEITSFAEDFEKRIAMYAIDQRFNDFYDYNHPILKGDTLMGKKPAQQSFEELFADSKVEALYELNSLENDKYVVEAISKGEIKLKTFDYDGTKYRPADATGLLQKIAEDIAITAKKIAGYNQDIHFYFEQLAEVQGKHPEFEHKYKDFALFNKNYEAGQTRYNEMVENTTFVFQTLPFVDIEARLSDLKKREEEFKKELAVLLELPESKLDMEEQLISSLDNYISSELVYFHVDHYNEENLQIMFNAISTYKKLLDDHHFAKKRCYLNFMLTLEENKDKGSVLSQLTT
- a CDS encoding SusC/RagA family TonB-linked outer membrane protein, with the protein product MGRLNYAYDSRYMLTLTVRRDGASVFGRNNKYGAFPSAAAAWNIHNESFMQNTKHIVSNLKWRISYGLSGNEAIGIYQTQFLMNSNPMAMNGLSTTALNIRTLMGNDNLQWEKTKGLNTGVDFGLFNNRISGSIDVYKSSTYDMLLQQLLPKLTGFVNVYSNMGKLQNTGLDLTLNTKNIVKDHFNWSSTLVFSRNKNKITEVYGNGKEDLGNRWFIGQPVGVIYDYTKVGIWQEDEIASGANKGWDDAAQAGDLKLADLNADGKVDDGDRSVLGQTAPKWTAGLTNSFTYKAFTLNVFINTVQGALRNNPQIGGASDEMGRRSTPAALGYWTPENKSNEWRSLGNHSNIHGYGFPSNASFTRLKDVTLSYTMPQQLVEKIGVQGLTVYASGRNLYTWTNWLGWDPEARDITRGSTNDAINYPMVRTYVLGINLSF